From Penicillium psychrofluorescens genome assembly, chromosome: 1, one genomic window encodes:
- a CDS encoding uncharacterized protein (ID:PFLUO_001343-T1.cds;~source:funannotate) has product MPFGEPGIEKLNLNYDELWAGGPFQVEEYRGGNPNSSMVDTLNNVRAFIWKNGTGNDSSLHGDTNGYGSYHSLANLTIQIGNGMQNMLSYNRSLDLSNGIHTTAYSTSDGTYTSSIYCSYPDQVCVYHISAPKPLSNVSIWLDQPVESTSLWNATCGAAFARLTGLTQKGTPLGMKYDTVARSSLPGHCDSSTGALRINHSRSKCLTLVIAAGTNFDAGKGNPANNFSFQGTDPEEHVKILTSAAIKKPESELRKTHVADYSSLSNAFTLELPDTQNSAGTELSTLITAYNANSTHGDPFLENLLFDYGRHLFISSSRENSLPPNLQGIWSNTKSASWGADYHANINLQMNMWGAEATGLGSLVKALFNYMETNWMPRGAETARLLYGADGGWVTHDEMNIFGHTGMKTYETSADYPMAPAWMMQHVWDHYDYTRNNTWFKTQGWPLLKGVTAFWLSQLQEDQFTNDNTLVVNPCTSPEHGPVTFGCTNWQQLLHQLFVTTLQGATLVSESDTRFTAEVQRKLAKLDKGLHIGSWGEIKEWKLPDSYGYDVQGDQHRHLSHLVGWYPGWSISSYQNGYTNETIQRAVNISLTDRGPGISDSNAGWEKVWRSACWARLNDTEKAYYELRLAIGLNIGQSGLDLYAGGDPPTEPFQIDANFGYLGAVLSMLAVDLPRGYESSGSGHGEKRVVVLGPAIPAAWKGGRVKGMRLRGGGSVDFSWDDRGVVDKVSTTGLAQNVRLVNVEGDSLH; this is encoded by the exons AACAGGGAACGACAGTTCACTGCACGGCGACACAAATGGATACGGTTCCTACCATTCACTAGCCAATCTGACGATTCAGATTGGCAATGGAATGCAAAATATGCTCTCTTATAACCGTTCGCTTGATCTTTCCAACGGCATTCACACCACGGCCTATTCAACATCGGATGGAACCTACACAAGCTCCATTTACTGCAGTTATCCTGATCAAGTCTGTGTCTACCACATTTCCGCTCCAAAGCCTCTATCAAACGTCTCAATCTGGCTTGACCAGCCCGTTGAGTCAACCTCTCTCTGGAATGCCACCTGCGGGGCGGCTTTCGCTCGCTTAACCGGCTTGACGCAAAAGGGAACTCCTCTGGGTATGAAATACGATACTGTGGCTCGCAGTTCACTTCCAGGGCACTGTGATAGCTCCACTGGGGCGTTGCGCATCAATCATAGTAGAAGCAAGTGCCTCACTCTTGTCATCGCTGCAGGGACGAACTTTGATGCTGGCAAAGGCAATCCCGCCAACAACTTTTCCTTCCAAGGAACAGATCCTGAAGAGCATGTCAAAATACTCACCTCAGCAGCTATTAAAAAGCCTGAGTCGGAGCTCCGAAAGACTCACGTGGCAGATTACAGCAGCTTATCCAATGCATTTACCTTGGAGCTGCCAGACACGCAGAACTCGGCTGGAACGGAGCTCTCGACGCTTATCACCGCATACAACGCGAACTCGACCCACGGAGATCCCTTCTTAGAGAATCTCCTCTTTGACTATGGCCGACATCTATTTATATCGTCCTCAAGAGAGAACAGTCTGCCACCCAATCTGCAAGGCATATGGAGTAACACGAAGAGCGCTTCTTGGGGCGCAGACTACCACGCCAACATCAACCTACAGATGAACATGTGGGGGGCAGAGGCAACAGGGCTAGGAAGCCTAGTGAAGGCTCTGTTCAACTACATGGAAACCAACTGGATGCCTCGCGGTGCAGAAACAGCCCGCCTTCTCTACGGAGCGGACGGTGGCTGGGTCACGCACGACGAGATGAATATCTTTGGCCACACAGG AATGAAAACCTATGAAACATCCGCTGACTACCCCATGGCCCCCGCCTGGATGATGCAACACGTCTGGGACCACTACGACTACACCCGCAACAACACCTGGTTCAAGACCCAAGGCTGGCCACTGCTCAAAGGCGTAACAGCTTTCTGGCTTTCCCagctccaagaagaccaatTCACCAACGACAACACCCTCGTCGTGAACCCCTGTACCTCACCCGAACACGGACCCGTTACTTTCGGCTGCACAAACTGGCAACAACTCCTTCACCAGCTCTTCGTCACAACTCTCCAAGGCGCCACCCTTGTCTCCGAGTCAGACACCCGCTTCACTGCCGAAGTCCAGCGGAAATTGGCAAAATTAGACAAAGGCCTGCACATCGGGTCCTGGGGCGAGATCAAAGAATGGAAACTCCCCGACAGCTACGGATACGACGTACAAGGCGATCAGCATCGGCATCTGTCGCATCTAGTAGGCTGGTACCCTGGCTGGAGCATCTCATCGTACCAGAACGGGTACACGAACGAGACAATCCAGCGCGCGGTGAACATCTCGCTCACGGACCGGGGACCGGGCATTTCGGACTCCAATGCTGGCTGGGAGAAGGTGTGGCGGTCGGCGTGCTGGGCGCGGCTGAACGATACAGAAAAGGCGTATTATGAGCTCCGGCTGGCGATCGGTTTGAATATTGGGCAGAGCGGGCTGGATCTCTATGCGGGTGGGGATCCGCCGACGGAGCCGTTCCAGATTGATGCTAACTTTGGATATCTGGGGGCGGTGCTGAGTATGCTCGCTGTGGATTTGCCGCGCGGGTATGAATCTTCGGGCTCAGGTCATGGGGAGAAAAGGGTTGTGGTGTTGGGGCCTGCTATTCCGGCGGCTTGGAAGGGTGGGAGGGTAAAAGGGATGAGGTTGcggggtggtgggagtgTGGATTTCTCGTGGGACGATAGGGGAGTTGTTGATAAAGTCAGTACTACTGGGCTTGCGCAGAATGTGAGGTTGGTGAATGTGGAGGGAGACAGTCTACATTGA
- a CDS encoding uncharacterized protein (ID:PFLUO_001344-T1.cds;~source:funannotate) yields the protein MLFTLENIPYIALGLLVAYYLVPYIQRWRLHDIPAPSLAAFTNLWLLAQARQGKRFLSVDQAHKKYGTLVRIAPNHVSVADDAAIQTIYGHGNGFLKADFYDAFVSIRRGLFNTRDRAEHTRKRKTVSHTFSTKSIGEFEQYIHHNIEMFVTQWNKLSDLQTNPKTGYASIDALHWFNYLAFDIIGDLAFGAPFGMLEKGKDIAEMRKTPTNPPKYVAAVEVLNRRGEVSATLGCLPALKPWAKWIPDRFFTEGIEAVENLAGIAIARVNERVKPEVMANNTRVDLLARLMEGKDENGNSLGREELTAEALTQLIAGSDTTSNTACAILYWCMFTPGVIPKLQKALDDALPKDIEVPSFAMVKDIPYLQWVIWETMRIHSTSSMGLPREIPEGASPVEIAGHIFGPGDVLSVPSYTVHRSKEIWGADAEEFVPERWDPERQTARQKAAFIPFSHGPRACVGRNIAEMELLVMGATVFRLFDFRMEQEGPMETREGFLRKPLGLMVGMRRRTPA from the exons ATGCTGTTCACTCTGGAGAACATCCCCTACAttgccctgggcctgctAGTCGCCTACTACTTGGTGCCCTATATACAGCGCTGGCGGCTGCACGACATCCCCGCGCCCTCTCTGGCGGCATTTACCAACCTCTGGCTGCTGGCCCAGGCCCGGCAGGGAAAGCGCTTTTTGTCGGTCGATCAAGCCCATAAGAAGTACGGTACGCTGGTGCGCATTGCACCCAACCACGTCTCCGTTGCCGACGATgccgccatccagaccatctaCGGACACGGAAATGGATTCCTGAAAGC TGACTTCTATGATGCTTTCGTTTCTATTCGGCGGGGTCTTTTCAACACTCGGGACCGTGCGGAGCACACGCGCAAGCGTAAGACTGTCTCCCATACGTTCAGTACCAAGTCAATTGGCGAGTTTGAGCAGTACATCCACCACAACATTGAGATGTTTGTCACGCAGTGGAACAAACTCTCTGATCTGCAAACGAACCCAAAGACGGGATATGCTAGTATTGATGCCCTTCATTGGTTCAACTACCTAGCCTTTGACATCATCGGTGACCTAGCCTTCGGTGCTCCGTTTGGCATGCTTGAAAAGGGCAAGGATATTGCTGAAATGCGCAAGACCCCTACCAATCCGCCTAAGTACGTTGCCGCCGTTGAGGTGCTGAACCGTCGCGGTGAGGTCTCCGCCACGCTAGGCTGCCTGCCCGCCCTAAAGCCCTGGGCCAAGTGGATTCCCGACCGCTTCTTCACCGAGGGTATTGAGGCCGTTGAGAACCTGGCTGGTATCGCCATCGCCCGTGTCAACGAGCGTGTTAAACCCGAAGTCATGGCTAACAACACGCGtgtcgaccttctcgcccgCCTGATGGAAGGCAAGGACGAAAACGGCAACTCGCTTGGCCGTGAGGAACTCACCGCCGAGGCCTTGACCCAGCTGATTGCCGGCTCGGATACTACCTCTAACACCGCCTGTGCGATCCTATACTGGTGTATGTTCACCCCTGGCGTGATCCCTAAGCTGCAAAAGGCCCTAGACGACGCCCTCCCTAAGGACATCGAGGTACCCTCCTTCGCCATGGTCAAGGACATCCCATA CTTGCAATGGGTCATCTGGGAAACGATGCGTATCCACAGCACCTCGTCAATGGGCCTCCCGCGCGAAATCCCCGAGGGCGCCAGCCCCGTCGAGATTGCGGGCCACATATTCGGACCCGGCGACGTCCTCTCCGTGCCTAGCTATACGGTCCATCGCTCCAAGGAGATCTGGGGCGCAGATGCAGAGGAATTTGTCCCTGAGCGCTGGGATCCAGAGCGCCAGACCGCTCGCCAGAAGGCGGCCTTCATCCCCTTCAGCCACGGCCCGCGCGCCTGCGTCGGCCGCAAcatcgccgagatggagctgctcgTCATGGGAGCCACGGTCTTCCGACTCTTTGATTTCCGCATGGAGCAGGAGGGCCCCATGGAGACTCGTGAGGGATTCCTGCGTAAACCGCTCGGTCTCATGGTTGGTATGCGTCGTCGTACCCCGGCGTAG
- a CDS encoding uncharacterized protein (ID:PFLUO_001345-T1.cds;~source:funannotate), whose translation MQSTDQPVIVVGASLVGLSAALCLASYQVPTIVLEKHASMSEHPRAIGFTTRTLEIYRSLGIENSDPAPEDFVLERVSVESVTGKWLDSSSWSDTEPEQKGSKKEEKKPPVSPKKEYSAERGSAMPQDKLEPRLEALARERGADIRRGHRVLNVEQDAGGVLVTVQNAHDTQHQIRGSYLIAADGNRSTVRELLQIPRHGRGFMQTVRSVLFHAPLEQWTKGIVQFNIEQPDLSAFLVSYSDGRWALMFRDDIERDDETYKAAIYQSVGRDDFPVELITTGRWELTALVADSFQSGRVFLAGDAAHTLPPNRGGYGANTGIHDAHNLAWKLAAVLSGKSSAELLDTYDAERRPVALLRHDQIFVRADYKVHLDTATPAGEKIDDDAMEFGQIYLSKGIVDADENLPRAMKPDEWAGQPGTHLPHFRVLKDGEKVPILDVVSQGSWTLVSEFDEWVQVVAEVNKRSSVALRSLQIGRDVQLVQLGEFQQAFGVSQSGAALVRPDGYIAWKTKELPSSAVEVLDEILSKVAFRV comes from the coding sequence ATGCAATCGACCGACCAGCCCGTCATTGTGGTCGGCGCCAGCCTCGTCGGGCTGTCCGCAGCCCTATGCTTGGCCTCCTACCAAGTACCAACTATCGTCCTCGAAAAGCACGCCAGCATGTCTGAGCACCCTCGTGCCATTGGCTTTACCACCCGAACCCTGGAGATTTATAGATCCCTCGGCATTGAAAACAGCGACCCGGCACCGGAGGATTTTGTCCTGGAGCGCGTCTCCGTCGAGAGCGTAACCGGCAAATGGCTCGACAGTTCATCCTGGTCCGACACAGAGCCAGAGCAAAAAGGAagcaaaaaggaagagaagaagcctCCAGTGTCCCCAAAGAAGGAATATTCCGCTGAGCGCGGGTCGGCCATGCCTCAAGATAAATTGGAGCCAAGACTGGAGGCATTGGCGCGCGAGCGTGGCGCTGATATCCGCCGCGGGCACCGGGTATTGAATGTCGAGCAAGACGCCGGCGGCGTTCTTGTTACAGTACAAAACGCGCACGACACCCAGCATCAAATCCGGGGCTCCTACCTGATCGCAGCGGATGGGAACCGCAGCACCGTCCGCGAACTACTCCAGATTCCACGCCACGGCCGTGGGTTCATGCAAACCGTGCGCAGCGTTCTCTTCCATGCCCCTCTCGAGCAATGGACAAAGGGAATTGTGCAATTCAATATCGAACAGCCGGACCTCTCAGCCTTCCTCGTGTCCTACAGCGACGGCCGATGGGCATTGATGTTTCGGGATGACATTGAGCGCGACGATGAGACTTACAAAGCTGCAATCTACCAATCCGTCGGCAGGGATGACTTCCCCGTCGAGCTCATCACAACTGGCCGCTGGGAACTAACCGCCCTCGTGGCTGACTCCTTCCAGTCTGGCCGGGTCTTTCTGGCCGGCGATGCAGCGCACACTTTGCCTCCCAACCGCGGCGGATACGGCGCAAACACTGGTATCCACGACGCACACAATTTAGCATGGAAGCTTGCCGCTGTCTTGTCTGGTAAATCTTCGGCAGAGCTCTTGGATACCTACGATGCCGAGCGACGGCCCGTGGCTCTTCTGCGACATGACCAGATCTTTGTCCGGGCTGATTACAAGGTACATCTGGACACGGCCACGCCGGCTGGAGAGAAAATAGACGACGATGCCATGGAGTTTGGCCAGATCTACTTGTCCAAGGGGATTGTTGATGCCGATGAGAATTTGCCTCGTGCGATGAAGCCTGATGAATGGGCTGGTCAACCAGGCACCCATCTGCCGCATTTCCGCGTCTtgaaggatggcgagaaaGTGCCAATCTTGGATGTTGTCAGCCAGGGCTCTTGGACATTGGTTTCAGAGTTCGATGAGTGGGTCCAGGTTGTCGCTGAGGTCAACAAGAGGTCGTCGGTTGCGCTCAGGTCGCTTCAGATCGGGCGTGATGTCCAACTGGTTCAACTTGGGGAATTCCAGCAAGCTTTTGGTGTTTCGCAGTCAGGTGCTGCTCTCGTTCGCCCTGATGGGTATATTGCTTGGAAGACGAAGGAGTTACCATCCTCAGCGGTGGAAGTTCTTGATGAGATCTTGTCGAAGGTTGCATTCAGGGTCTAG